Proteins encoded together in one Bacteroides ovatus window:
- a CDS encoding FecR family protein — protein sequence MNRPTDKQIEEVLAGIASPEDAKYVAEWFATEEGSDYLEAAMTQDSELIKNEFADLYVDHDIPSKKILEQIRKNIRIKKLKRICFRVAAVLIPVVLIVGLYMQLNSKVDLFGTSEYEEVVVDKGERIQIMFQDGTKVYINSDSKLRYPKKFALNTREVYLEGEAYFVVAKNKNRPFIVNLSGPAIHVLGTSFNVQDYPENKDIVVCLDEGNINLTLPTEKKYPVQPGERLVYNKDNQQCTISKMNDMQRLSMWKQNVIVFKDTPLPEVIKILNRWYNVEFKVEDENVLKYVYTLTSDNTLLEKVLMDLEKIAPVKFEYNEDKKEVIVKMK from the coding sequence ATGAATAGACCTACTGATAAACAAATAGAAGAAGTCCTGGCAGGAATTGCCAGCCCGGAAGATGCAAAATATGTGGCAGAGTGGTTTGCCACGGAAGAAGGTAGCGACTATCTTGAAGCTGCTATGACACAGGATTCCGAACTGATAAAAAATGAGTTTGCAGACTTGTATGTAGACCATGATATTCCTTCAAAGAAAATATTAGAACAGATACGGAAGAACATTCGCATCAAGAAATTGAAGCGTATCTGTTTCCGAGTTGCAGCCGTATTGATACCTGTTGTCTTGATTGTCGGACTTTATATGCAACTGAATTCAAAAGTCGACCTGTTCGGCACTTCCGAATATGAGGAAGTGGTGGTAGATAAAGGAGAACGCATACAAATCATGTTTCAGGACGGAACAAAAGTATATATCAATTCTGATTCGAAACTAAGATACCCGAAGAAGTTTGCTTTGAACACCCGGGAAGTTTATCTTGAAGGAGAAGCCTATTTCGTAGTAGCCAAAAATAAGAACCGTCCTTTTATAGTCAATTTAAGTGGACCGGCAATTCATGTATTGGGAACTTCTTTCAATGTACAGGATTACCCGGAGAATAAGGATATAGTAGTATGTCTGGATGAAGGAAATATTAATCTTACCCTTCCTACGGAAAAGAAATACCCGGTGCAACCCGGCGAAAGATTAGTGTACAACAAAGATAACCAGCAGTGCACCATTTCCAAAATGAACGATATGCAACGCCTATCGATGTGGAAACAGAATGTGATAGTATTTAAAGATACCCCGTTGCCGGAAGTCATTAAAATATTGAACCGCTGGTATAATGTAGAGTTTAAAGTCGAAGATGAAAACGTTTTGAAGTATGTCTATACATTGACTTCGGACAATACATTATTAGAGAAAGTATTAATGGATTTAGAGAAAATCGCTCCGGTGAAGTTTGAGTATAATGAAGATAAGAAAGAAGTGATAGTAAAAATGAAATAA
- a CDS encoding right-handed parallel beta-helix repeat-containing protein, with the protein MKKLFVTAICILCSHWLLAGEIWISPKGSDFNDGTRQSPKATLTSALRQAREWRRTEDNRIQGGITIYMEGGTYAFHEPVFIRPEDSGTKESPTVIRSVGDEKVILSGGISINGWKKQGKVWVADVPAFNGRPLDFRQLWVNGKKAVRARDVEDFEKMNRICSVDEKNEILYVPAVSIRRLIDNKGNLKAKYAEMVLHQMWCVANLRIRSVEVQGDSAAIRFHQPESRIQFEHPWPRPMVTTNGHNSAFYLTNARELQDVPGEWYHDIDARKVYYYPREGEKMQEAEVIVPAVETLVRVEGTLDRPVCHIRFEKITFSYTTWMRPSEKGHVPLQAGMYLTDGYRIDPKMQRNYLNHPLDNQGWLGRPAAAVRVVAARQIDFERCRFEHLGSTGLDYEEAVQGGVVRGCLFRDIAGNGLLVGSFSPAAHETHLPYDPADRREVCTQQQINNCYFTEIGNEDWGCLAIAAGYVGDVNIEHNEISEVPYSGISLGWGWTQTVNCMRNNRVHANLIHHYAKHMYDVAGIYTLGSQPKSYVTENCVHSIYKPGYVHDPNHWFYLYTDEGSSFITVRDNWTEGEKYLQNANGPGNVWENNGPKVDNVIRERAGVEAAYKDLLNY; encoded by the coding sequence ATGAAAAAGTTATTTGTAACGGCTATATGTATCTTGTGCAGTCACTGGCTATTGGCTGGTGAGATATGGATTTCTCCCAAGGGCAGTGACTTCAACGACGGAACTCGTCAATCTCCTAAAGCCACGCTGACTTCTGCCTTGCGACAAGCACGAGAATGGCGCAGGACAGAGGATAACCGTATTCAAGGTGGAATCACAATCTATATGGAAGGTGGAACGTATGCCTTCCATGAACCGGTTTTTATCCGTCCGGAAGATAGCGGAACCAAGGAATCGCCCACAGTCATTCGTTCGGTAGGCGATGAAAAGGTGATATTGAGTGGGGGAATCAGCATAAATGGCTGGAAGAAGCAAGGGAAAGTTTGGGTAGCAGATGTCCCGGCATTTAATGGACGTCCATTGGATTTCCGCCAGTTGTGGGTGAATGGAAAAAAGGCAGTTCGTGCCCGTGATGTGGAAGATTTCGAAAAGATGAATCGCATTTGCAGTGTGGATGAGAAGAATGAAATTCTTTATGTACCTGCAGTTTCCATTCGCAGACTTATTGATAATAAAGGGAATTTGAAAGCTAAATATGCCGAGATGGTATTACATCAGATGTGGTGTGTTGCCAATCTTCGGATTCGTTCAGTTGAAGTGCAGGGAGATAGTGCGGCAATACGTTTTCATCAACCGGAAAGCCGGATTCAGTTTGAGCATCCCTGGCCGCGTCCGATGGTGACGACGAACGGACATAATTCTGCTTTCTATCTGACAAATGCTCGTGAATTACAGGATGTACCTGGAGAATGGTATCATGATATAGATGCCCGTAAAGTATATTATTATCCACGGGAAGGAGAGAAGATGCAGGAGGCGGAAGTGATCGTGCCTGCTGTTGAGACATTAGTACGGGTGGAAGGAACTTTGGATCGCCCTGTGTGTCATATTCGTTTTGAGAAAATTACTTTTTCCTATACTACGTGGATGCGTCCGTCAGAAAAAGGACATGTACCTCTTCAGGCAGGTATGTATCTGACAGATGGTTACCGGATTGATCCGAAAATGCAACGGAACTACTTGAATCATCCGTTGGATAACCAAGGATGGTTGGGACGTCCCGCAGCTGCTGTTCGTGTGGTTGCTGCAAGGCAGATTGATTTCGAGCGGTGCCGATTCGAACATTTAGGCTCAACCGGATTGGATTATGAAGAAGCGGTGCAAGGCGGTGTTGTTCGTGGCTGTCTCTTCCGCGATATTGCCGGAAATGGTCTGTTAGTCGGCAGTTTTTCTCCGGCTGCTCATGAGACGCATTTGCCATACGATCCTGCTGATCGTCGGGAAGTATGCACACAGCAACAAATCAATAATTGCTATTTCACGGAAATAGGCAATGAAGATTGGGGATGCCTTGCCATTGCTGCGGGATATGTAGGGGACGTCAATATCGAGCATAATGAAATCAGCGAAGTGCCTTATAGTGGCATTAGTCTTGGTTGGGGATGGACGCAAACTGTGAATTGTATGCGTAATAACAGAGTACATGCCAATCTGATTCATCATTATGCGAAACACATGTATGATGTGGCAGGTATTTACACACTCGGTTCGCAGCCGAAAAGTTATGTAACGGAGAATTGCGTGCATAGTATTTATAAACCGGGGTATGTACACGATCCTAATCACTGGTTCTATCTTTATACGGATGAAGGTTCTTCCTTTATTACTGTACGTGATAATTGGACAGAAGGAGAGAAGTATCTGCAAAATGCCAATGGCCCGGGAAATGTATGGGAGAACAATGGCCCGAAGGTGGATAATGTTATTCGTGAACGTGCGGGAGTGGAAGCAGCGTATAAGGATCTGCTGAATTATTAA
- a CDS encoding DUF5131 family protein, which yields MGEKASMWNLWHGCHKLSEGCRHCYVYRTDGKYGKDSSVVTKTEKFDLPLLRKKNGTYKIPSGNLVYTCFTSDFLIEDADEWRAEAWEMIRIRQDLHFLFITKRIDRLQQCLPPDWGDGYENVTICCTMENQDRVDYRLPIYREIPIKHKIIICEPLLSRIDFRGELGDWVEQVVAGGESGKEARMCDYEWVLDIRQQCIDANVGFWFKQTGSYLLKEGHEYKIARQFQHSQARKAGLNYTPDKQEIKG from the coding sequence ATGGGTGAAAAGGCTTCAATGTGGAATCTCTGGCACGGCTGTCACAAATTGAGTGAGGGCTGTCGGCATTGTTATGTGTACCGGACGGATGGTAAATATGGAAAAGACAGTTCGGTGGTGACAAAGACGGAGAAGTTTGATTTACCTTTGCTTCGAAAAAAGAACGGTACGTATAAGATACCTTCGGGAAATCTGGTATATACCTGTTTTACTTCGGATTTTCTGATAGAAGATGCCGACGAATGGCGTGCCGAAGCATGGGAGATGATACGGATACGGCAGGACTTGCATTTCCTCTTTATCACCAAACGAATCGATCGATTACAACAGTGTCTGCCTCCGGATTGGGGTGATGGGTATGAGAACGTAACAATCTGCTGCACAATGGAGAATCAGGATAGGGTGGATTATCGTCTACCTATTTATAGAGAAATTCCTATTAAACATAAAATTATTATCTGCGAGCCGCTTCTTAGCCGGATTGATTTTAGAGGTGAGTTAGGGGATTGGGTGGAACAGGTGGTTGCCGGAGGAGAGTCGGGAAAGGAAGCCCGAATGTGTGACTACGAGTGGGTGCTGGATATCCGGCAGCAATGTATAGATGCGAATGTCGGCTTTTGGTTCAAGCAGACTGGGAGTTATTTGCTGAAAGAGGGACATGAATACAAAATTGCCCGACAGTTTCAACATTCGCAGGCGAGGAAGGCAGGATTGAATTATACGCCTGATAAACAAGAAATAAAAGGTTAG
- a CDS encoding glycoside hydrolase family 127 protein, whose protein sequence is MKQIKLLLLLASASVTGALAQSNGLTDMSQSRFAKMANTGISAVHWTDGFWGDRFQVFSRTSLQSMWNTWNTPEISHGFRNFEIAAGVCKGEHWGPPFHDGDMYKWMEGVASVYAVNKDPELDKLMDNFIACVVKAQRADGYIHTPVVIEELNKGIDSHALGDQYKQTVIGTKVGDENEKGAFANRLNFETYNLGHLMMAGIVHRRATGKTTLFDAAVKTTDFLCHFYETASAELARNAICPSHYMGVVEMYRATGNPRYLELSKNLIDIRGMVENGTDDNQDRIPFRDQYRAMGHAVRANYLYAGVADVYAEIGEQQLMKNLTSIWNDIVTRKMYVTGACGALYDGTSPDGTCYEPDSIQKVHQSYGRPYQLPNSTAHNETCANIGNMLFNWRMLEVTGDAKYADLVETCLYNSVLSGISLDGKKYFYTNPLRISADLPYTLRWPKERTEYISCFCCPPNTLRTLCQAQNYAYTLSPEGIYCNLYGANTLTTTWKDKGELALTQETDYPWEGKVRVTLDRVPRKAGAFSLFLRIPEWCEKATLAVNGQPLQTNAKANSYAEVNRTWKKGDVVELVMDMPVRLLEAHPLAEEIRNQVVVKRGPLVYCLESMDIANGEKIDNVLIPADIKLTPKKITIEGSPIVALEGMARLASATSWEGVLYRPVVQAEKTVNIRLIPYYAWGNRGKGEMTVWMPLAR, encoded by the coding sequence ATGAAACAGATAAAACTGTTACTTCTTTTAGCTTCCGCCTCCGTTACGGGAGCACTTGCGCAAAGCAATGGATTGACGGATATGAGTCAGAGCCGTTTTGCGAAGATGGCGAATACCGGAATCAGTGCCGTACATTGGACAGATGGATTCTGGGGAGATCGCTTTCAGGTATTTAGCCGGACTTCCCTGCAAAGTATGTGGAACACTTGGAACACGCCGGAGATCTCTCACGGTTTCCGTAATTTTGAGATTGCTGCCGGTGTGTGCAAGGGTGAACATTGGGGACCTCCGTTCCATGACGGAGATATGTATAAGTGGATGGAAGGAGTGGCTTCTGTCTATGCTGTCAACAAAGATCCGGAACTGGATAAGTTAATGGATAACTTTATTGCTTGTGTCGTAAAAGCCCAACGTGCAGATGGTTATATACATACACCTGTTGTTATCGAAGAACTGAATAAAGGGATTGACTCCCATGCATTAGGGGATCAGTATAAACAAACGGTCATTGGAACGAAAGTAGGTGATGAGAATGAAAAAGGAGCTTTTGCCAATCGGTTGAACTTTGAGACATATAACCTGGGACACCTGATGATGGCGGGTATTGTGCATCGTCGTGCCACCGGAAAGACTACTCTTTTTGATGCTGCCGTAAAAACAACGGATTTTCTTTGCCACTTTTACGAAACGGCTTCTGCCGAACTGGCTCGTAATGCCATTTGCCCTTCACATTATATGGGAGTGGTCGAAATGTATCGTGCCACAGGAAATCCCCGTTATCTGGAACTTTCGAAGAACCTGATTGATATTCGCGGTATGGTGGAAAACGGAACGGATGATAATCAGGATCGTATTCCTTTCCGCGACCAGTATCGTGCAATGGGGCATGCCGTACGTGCAAATTATCTGTATGCAGGAGTAGCAGATGTATATGCAGAAATCGGTGAGCAGCAATTAATGAAGAATCTGACTAGTATCTGGAATGATATCGTAACCCGGAAAATGTACGTGACCGGAGCTTGCGGTGCTCTTTATGATGGTACATCGCCCGATGGAACGTGTTATGAGCCGGATAGTATTCAGAAAGTGCATCAGAGTTATGGACGTCCTTATCAGTTGCCGAATAGCACTGCGCATAATGAAACGTGTGCCAATATCGGAAATATGCTTTTCAACTGGCGTATGCTGGAAGTGACAGGGGATGCGAAATATGCTGATCTTGTAGAGACTTGTCTTTATAATAGTGTATTGAGCGGTATCAGTCTGGATGGAAAGAAATATTTCTATACCAATCCGCTTCGTATCAGTGCCGATCTTCCTTACACGCTTCGTTGGCCGAAGGAACGGACGGAATATATCAGTTGTTTCTGCTGCCCGCCGAATACATTGCGTACATTGTGTCAGGCACAGAATTACGCCTACACATTGAGTCCGGAAGGCATTTACTGTAACTTGTATGGTGCAAACACGCTGACTACGACTTGGAAAGACAAAGGAGAGCTGGCATTAACACAAGAGACGGATTATCCCTGGGAAGGAAAGGTACGTGTAACGTTGGATAGAGTTCCTCGTAAGGCAGGTGCTTTCTCGCTCTTCTTACGTATTCCTGAATGGTGCGAAAAGGCTACGCTCGCAGTGAATGGACAGCCGCTGCAAACCAATGCAAAGGCAAATTCGTATGCGGAAGTAAATCGTACATGGAAGAAGGGGGATGTAGTGGAGCTGGTGATGGATATGCCTGTCCGTTTGCTCGAAGCTCATCCGTTAGCAGAGGAGATTCGTAATCAGGTGGTCGTGAAGCGCGGGCCGTTGGTTTACTGTCTGGAAAGTATGGATATTGCAAACGGGGAAAAGATTGATAATGTATTGATTCCCGCTGATATAAAACTAACTCCGAAAAAAATCACAATTGAAGGCAGTCCGATTGTTGCACTTGAAGGAATGGCACGTCTGGCATCTGCAACTTCGTGGGAAGGAGTGCTTTACCGGCCGGTTGTTCAGGCTGAAAAGACAGTAAATATCCGCTTGATTCCTTATTATGCCTGGGGAAACAGAGGAAAGGGAGAAATGACTGTATGGATGCCTCTTGCCAGATAG
- a CDS encoding alpha-L-rhamnosidase C-terminal domain-containing protein — protein sequence MKKKYMILLSALSLASSTFAQTWIWYPGDYEIWLGNQMNNRRTERGAFFPPFWKTDSHYVVVEFSKQLNLSEPEEIFIAAEGKYNVKLDGKLQFGMPETMLLPAGKHNLNIKVWNQATPPTIYVKGKTVNSDSSWRVTYEDKEWIDESGKASDTSATIYMDAGCWNFDGATQRPSQFSLMREPQQPVTKSEQSEGGILYDFGKETFGFITLKNLSGKGKIEIYYGESPEEAKDKAYCETLDKLLLEPGQVTDLAIRSTSPLSNSENEYTLENSKAFRYVYVTHEPGVQIGEVSMQYEYLPEEYRGSFRCNDEELNRIWEVGAYTMHLTTREFFIDGIKRDRWVWSGDAIQSYLMNYYLFFDNESVKRTIWLLRGKDPVTSHSNTIMDYTFYWFLSVYDYYMYSGDRHFVNQLYPRMQTMMDYVLGRTNKNGMVEGMTGDWVFVDWADGYLDKKGELSFEQVLFCRSLETMALCAELVGDTNSKQKYEKLAVALKAKLEPTFWNNQKQAFVHNCVNGQQSDAVTRYANMFSVFFQYLNADKQQAIKNSVLLNDSILKITTPYMRFYELEALCALGEQDAVMKEMKAYWGGMLKEGATSFWEKYNPEEIGTQHLAMYGRPYGKSLCHAWGASPIYLLGKYYLGVKPVKEGYKEFAITPVLGGLKWMEGTVPTPNGNIHVYMNSKTMKVKATEGKGYLTIKSRRPPKANIGTPEKVSEGVWRLWIDSPEERIVTYHL from the coding sequence ATGAAAAAGAAATATATGATATTGCTTAGTGCCTTGTCTTTGGCAAGCAGCACATTTGCCCAGACTTGGATATGGTATCCGGGAGACTACGAAATCTGGTTGGGAAATCAAATGAATAACCGTCGTACGGAACGAGGTGCATTTTTCCCTCCTTTTTGGAAAACGGACAGTCATTATGTTGTCGTAGAATTCAGCAAGCAACTGAATCTTTCCGAGCCGGAAGAAATCTTTATTGCTGCCGAAGGAAAGTACAACGTCAAACTGGATGGAAAGCTCCAGTTCGGTATGCCGGAAACCATGTTGCTTCCGGCCGGAAAACATAATCTGAACATCAAAGTCTGGAATCAGGCAACTCCTCCCACTATTTATGTGAAGGGAAAAACGGTGAATTCAGACTCTTCCTGGCGTGTGACTTACGAAGATAAAGAATGGATTGACGAGAGCGGAAAAGCCAGTGACACATCTGCCACTATCTATATGGATGCCGGATGCTGGAACTTTGACGGAGCTACCCAACGTCCTTCACAATTCAGTCTGATGCGTGAACCGCAGCAACCTGTTACGAAGTCAGAACAGTCTGAAGGAGGTATTCTTTATGATTTTGGAAAAGAAACATTCGGATTCATCACATTGAAGAATCTTTCCGGAAAAGGAAAAATAGAAATTTATTATGGTGAAAGCCCGGAAGAAGCAAAAGATAAAGCATATTGCGAAACATTGGACAAACTCTTGCTCGAACCGGGACAAGTGACCGACCTTGCTATCCGCAGCACTTCTCCCTTGAGTAATTCTGAAAACGAATATACATTGGAGAACAGTAAAGCCTTTCGCTATGTCTATGTAACTCACGAGCCGGGTGTACAGATTGGAGAAGTCTCCATGCAATATGAATATCTTCCTGAAGAATACCGCGGAAGTTTCCGTTGTAATGATGAAGAATTGAATCGTATTTGGGAAGTTGGCGCATACACCATGCATCTCACTACCCGCGAATTCTTCATTGACGGTATCAAACGTGACCGTTGGGTATGGAGTGGCGATGCCATCCAAAGTTATTTGATGAATTATTATCTTTTCTTTGATAACGAGTCTGTCAAACGTACAATTTGGTTACTTCGTGGCAAGGATCCTGTAACCAGCCACAGTAATACAATCATGGACTATACTTTCTACTGGTTTCTTAGTGTATATGACTATTATATGTATAGTGGCGACCGCCATTTTGTCAACCAACTATATCCACGTATGCAAACAATGATGGATTATGTGTTGGGACGTACCAATAAGAATGGCATGGTAGAAGGAATGACGGGCGACTGGGTATTTGTGGACTGGGCAGACGGCTATCTGGATAAGAAAGGCGAACTCTCTTTTGAGCAAGTTTTATTTTGCAGAAGTCTGGAAACGATGGCTTTGTGTGCAGAATTGGTTGGAGACACTAATAGCAAACAAAAATACGAAAAATTAGCTGTCGCTTTGAAAGCAAAACTAGAACCCACCTTTTGGAATAACCAGAAACAGGCATTTGTACATAACTGTGTCAACGGTCAGCAAAGTGATGCAGTCACCCGCTATGCAAATATGTTTTCTGTATTCTTTCAATATTTGAACGCAGATAAGCAGCAAGCCATCAAGAACTCTGTTCTTCTGAATGACAGTATTCTGAAAATAACAACTCCCTATATGCGTTTTTACGAACTGGAAGCACTTTGTGCTCTTGGCGAACAGGATGCTGTAATGAAAGAAATGAAAGCCTATTGGGGAGGAATGTTGAAGGAAGGTGCTACCTCCTTCTGGGAAAAATATAACCCGGAAGAAATCGGAACGCAACATCTTGCCATGTATGGCCGTCCTTATGGCAAGAGTTTGTGCCATGCCTGGGGAGCGAGTCCTATCTACCTGTTGGGCAAATATTATCTGGGAGTGAAACCTGTAAAAGAAGGATATAAAGAGTTTGCTATTACTCCTGTGTTGGGAGGATTGAAATGGATGGAAGGCACTGTCCCCACTCCAAATGGCAATATCCATGTCTATATGAACAGCAAAACGATGAAAGTGAAAGCAACAGAAGGGAAAGGCTATCTAACCATCAAAAGCCGTCGTCCACCTAAAGCAAATATCGGAACACCGGAAAAAGTGTCGGAAGGAGTATGGCGGCTCTGGATTGATTCACCCGAAGAAAGAATTGTTACCTATCATTTATAA
- a CDS encoding creatininase family protein: MNKEVDLSVSCYGKVKDRKYDIVILPWGATEPHNLHLPYMTDCILSHDVAVDAALIAKQKYGVNCMVMPPIGMGSQNPGQRELPFCIHTRYETQKAILTDIVSSLYVQGIRKLVIINGHGGNTFKSMIRDLSVDYPDFLIASSEWYTVLKVKDYFENPGDHADEVETSVMMHYHPELVNLEEAGNGEYKTFAIQSLNEKVAWIPRNWGKVSKDTGVGDPRGASVEKGKKFAEAVAEKYAKLFDELVNQELY, translated from the coding sequence ATGAATAAAGAAGTGGATTTATCCGTATCTTGTTATGGAAAAGTAAAAGACAGGAAATATGATATTGTGATATTGCCGTGGGGAGCTACTGAACCTCATAATCTGCATTTGCCATATATGACAGATTGTATTCTTTCCCATGATGTAGCAGTTGATGCTGCATTGATAGCTAAACAGAAATATGGCGTGAACTGCATGGTTATGCCACCCATCGGCATGGGTTCACAAAATCCGGGACAACGGGAACTTCCCTTCTGTATCCATACGCGTTATGAAACACAGAAAGCAATACTGACTGATATTGTTTCTTCCCTTTATGTTCAAGGTATCCGAAAATTGGTTATTATCAACGGGCATGGAGGCAATACTTTTAAAAGTATGATTCGTGATTTGTCGGTAGACTATCCTGACTTCCTGATAGCATCGAGTGAATGGTACACCGTGTTAAAGGTAAAGGACTATTTTGAAAATCCGGGTGACCATGCAGATGAAGTCGAGACATCCGTAATGATGCACTATCACCCCGAATTAGTCAATCTTGAAGAAGCAGGGAATGGAGAATATAAAACTTTTGCCATACAATCTTTGAATGAAAAAGTAGCATGGATTCCCAGGAACTGGGGGAAAGTATCTAAAGATACCGGTGTTGGCGATCCACGTGGAGCTTCCGTAGAAAAAGGAAAGAAGTTTGCGGAAGCAGTCGCAGAGAAATATGCAAAGCTCTTTGACGAATTGGTGAATCAGGAACTTTACTAA
- a CDS encoding RNA polymerase sigma factor encodes MKNKIDQYTDTDDEKLFALIEQGDEGAFTQAYERYHKLLYVLAYRYLMSSDMAEDVVQHVFSRLWEFRSELRVGISLKNYLFTMTKNHVLNLIRNENSAIAKNYEMAQAASPYEDNLIEKLEKKELMSSFYKAVDMLPAQKRDICLMKVQEELTNQEIAERMNLSVNTIKTHYSEALKLLRIHLSKMLIIVAFTTLMTFLSVHLIK; translated from the coding sequence ATGAAAAACAAGATTGACCAATATACTGATACAGATGATGAGAAACTCTTCGCCTTGATTGAACAAGGTGATGAAGGAGCTTTCACCCAAGCCTATGAAAGGTATCATAAACTATTATATGTATTAGCCTATCGTTATTTAATGAGTTCTGATATGGCAGAAGATGTAGTGCAACATGTCTTTAGCCGTTTGTGGGAATTTCGTTCAGAACTACGTGTGGGAATCAGCCTAAAGAACTATCTCTTTACGATGACAAAAAATCATGTCTTGAACTTGATTCGCAATGAAAACAGCGCGATTGCAAAGAACTATGAGATGGCACAAGCCGCTTCGCCTTACGAAGATAATCTGATAGAAAAACTGGAGAAAAAAGAGTTGATGTCCAGTTTTTATAAAGCAGTGGATATGCTTCCTGCGCAAAAACGGGATATTTGCTTGATGAAAGTACAGGAGGAACTGACAAATCAGGAAATTGCGGAACGGATGAATCTATCCGTAAATACTATCAAGACACATTATTCGGAAGCGTTGAAACTTCTCCGTATCCATCTAAGTAAGATGTTAATAATTGTTGCATTTACCACACTAATGACCTTTTTGAGTGTCCATTTAATAAAGTGA